The DNA sequence TGACACATGCCGCCGGACAATTCGGATGGCTTGCGATGAAGCGCCCCGGATAACCCGACCATTTCCAGGAAGTGACTGCTGTGGGCGTCCACTTTGGCTTTATTCCACTTCGGCCACCTCGCCTTGACCCCAAAACTGACATTCTGAAGAGCCGTTAGCCAGGGCAATAAGCTGTAATTCTGAAAGACCACACCGCGATCAAGGCTCGGTCCGGAAGCCTCCTTGTTGTCCATGATCATGGTGCCCGTGGTGGGGGTCTCCAGTCCCGCCATCACATTTAAAATGGTGGACTTTCCACAGCCTGAGTGACCGATAATGCAAACAAACTCCCCTTTGTCGATGCCGATGTTGGCACCTTCAAACACCACCAGATCCTGCTCTTTTGAAGGATAGACTTTGGAAAGCCCTTCGATACTGACGAAATGTCGACTCATGGGCTAATCCTCGTATTGCACCAGTTTCGTCACAGCTGCCAGGGTCATATCCAGCAACATACCGACGATACCAATCATCAAAATGGAAAAAATAACGCTGTTCAGATCCAGATTATTCCACTCGTTCCAGACGTAATAGCCGATACCGGTTCCACCCACCAACATTTCGGCAGCGACAATCACCAGCCAGGCGATACCAATGGAAATGCGCATTCCGGTGAGAATGGTGGGCGCTGCCGCCGGTAGAATCACCAGAAAGGCCGTTTTCAATGGGCTCAGCTCATGGGTACGGGCCACCTTGATCCAGTCGGTGCGGACATTGGCCACGCCAAAGGCGGTATTGATCAACATGGGCCAGATGGAACAGATAAAGATCACAAAAATGGCTGATCCCTCCGAGTCCCTGATGATGAATAGAGCCAGAGGCATCCAGGCCAGTGGCGAGATGGGACGCAGTACCTGGATAAAAGGATTGAGTGCCTTGTGCATCAGAGGCGACATGCCAATAACAAAACCGAGAGGTATTGCGATCAACGCCGCCGCCAGATAGCCAGTCAGCACCCGATAGAGGGAATAGGCCAACTGGATACCGATACCTTTGTCATTGGGACCGGCATCGTAGAAGGGGTCGCGCAGCTCATTCCAGGCATGGCTGAACACCTGGGACGGGGGTGGAACGCGGGCCTCCTGATCTGCTCCGCCCATCATCCGTTCATATTCCGACAACCCCGTACTGGCCGCAGGGGCCTGATTCATCGCCTCCCAGATGCCGAGCCCAACCAGTAACAGCAACAGCGAGAGCAGGGTTGCCTTAATATTCAGTGACGCCATGTCATACCCTCTTGATGGCAAAGCTGTTGATGTATTCCTCGGGCTCGTTGTAATCAAACGTCTTGCCCATAATGATGTGTTTCTTGTAGGTGGTCGCCGGTGGTGTATAACCCAGCTCCTCCATGACCTTACCGGTTTCCGATGCCACGTAGACCTGCTCGGCGATCTTCTTGTAATCCACATCACCACTGATATAACCCCAGCGTTTCATCTGGGTGAGAATCCATACCGCCATGGAGTGCCAGGGGAAGGGATCAAAATCAATGCGGTCGGGAACGTCGTAAATCTTCTCCTCCAACCCATCCACATAGCGACCCGTCAGAACCTGCCTGACCACCACCTCCGGCTGATTGAGATAGTTTTTCGGCGAGATGGCCCGGGCGATTTCTTCACGGTTTTCTGCTTTGGCAGAAAAATGGGTGGCATCCACAATGGCCCTGAACAGAGCTGCGTAGGTATTGGGCATCTCCGTGGCGAACTTCTGGCTACAGGCAAAGGCACAGCAGGGGTGGCCCTCCCAGATATCCTTGGTGAGAATATGCAGAAAACCGATCTTTTCGAAAACAGCACGCTGGTTGAATGGATCCGGCGACAGGTAACCATCCAGGTTGCCGGCCCGGAGGTTGGCCACCATTTCCGGCGGCGGCACGACCCGGATCTGAATATCCTGATCCGGATCCAGCCCATGCTCCGCCACGTAATAGCGCAGCAGGAAGTTGTGCATGGAGTAATCAAAGGGCACCCCAAATTTGAAGCCCTTCCACTGTTTCGGGTCGCGCTTATCCTTGTGCTTGTTGTGGAGCACGATGGCCTGACCGTTGATGTTTTCCACGGCCGGCATGATGTAAGGGGTCGCGGTTGATCCCGCCCCCATGGACATGGCCAGCGGCATAGGAGTCAGCATGTGAGAGGCATCGTATTCCCCATTCAGGGACATATCCCTGGCCACCGCCCAACCGGCTGTCTTGATCACGTCCACGTCGAGGCCATACTTTGCATAGAAACCCATTGGCTGCGCCATGATGATCGGCGTGGCACAGGTAATCGGCACAAAACCCACCTTCAGCTTGGTTTTCTCCAGTGGACCCATCGACTCCTTCACCGCCGCTTTCACTTTTTCCAGCGGGATCATGCTGCCGAGTACCGTGGCCAGGGTACCGCCGCCCATCAACCGGATAAAATTTCGACGACTGGTATCGTTGTGTCCAAAAACACCGCGCACAATCGCACTTTCCACTGCCCGGTCGAGCAAATCTTCAGAACTGTTGAAGGACACCCCCCCTGCTTCTGACGATTGTCTGTGGCCTTCGCCCTGTTCAGCCTGTTGCTCCAACAAGACCAGGCGCTGGTCGTCGGTAAGACCACCGGGATTGACAGACTCAGCCTGACATAACCTGCAGGAACAATCATTGGTGTGCGTGAGGCTGGTATCGGCATCAAACGGGTTACCTAAACTTTTCGTCGCCATGATGTATTTCCTCTTCGTTTTGTAGCTAACGCTGTGGCTGCGCACTGTGCTGGTGCGCTGAACCCTGAGAACCGCTCGTGGACGGGCAGCGGTGTACCATCAAATCTTGCTTGTTTGTATTGATAGCAACTGCTGCCCTACTACGTCGCAACTTTGGTGCCAACCGTGCTGAAGACTGTCAATTGTCTGATTTAAAAAGAAAAACAACTGACAACAAGCTGTTATACCAACCACGAAAAGTCGTAGTTCACGAAAAGTCGTAGACAAAAAAACGATTTTTCGTCGTTATTGGCCCGAAATTTGTTAGCTGTATTGATACCCCCCCAGGACCTAACGGTAGGGCCTATGCAGGACGAACGTTTTTTCTATTACTCCGCCACCGCACAACTGGTGATCGACCCGATTGAGGACCGGGTTCTGTTCGTCAACCAGGAGGCCTGCCGACTCTTGCACAGGGATGTTATTGAGATTCAGTCCGGCCGGGCCAGTCAGCTCTTCGCGCCCAACCTGCCAGCGCTGATCCTGTTCACCCAGGAACTGATCGAAAAAGGGCGGGGCTGGTGTGACCACCTCCTGGTGCAATCGGCCATCGGGGAAACCCGTCTGGAGGTCAATGGCCGCTGTTCTGATTCCGGCGGCCAACCTCAGCTCTTCCTCGGTTTGCAAAGGGCCGATGACCTGGAACTGTTGCGTGAGCGCTCCAGTGCCGAGCGACACTACCTGTCGGGTATCGGCCACTGGAACAGGGTATCCCAGGTGTTCCAGGAGTTTGAGCGAGAAAACCAGCTGCTACTGGATGCAGCCGGTGACGGGATCTACGGGGTTGAAGCCAATGGTATTACCACGTTCGTCAATCCTGCGGCGGAGCGGATTCTCGGCTACCGGGCAGAGGAATTGGCCGGCAGGAATATGCACAACATGGTGCACCACTCCCACGCGGATCACTCGCATTTCAATATGCAGGAATGTCCCATCTTTGAAGCGTTCCGGGACGGCACGGTTCACCGGGTAGAGGACGACACGTTCTGGACGAAGTCCGGCAAACCCATCGACGTGGAATACACCAGCACACCGGTCAGGGACAACGGCTTTATTGTCGGCGCGGTGGTGATTTTTCGCGATATATCCCAGAAAAAAACCGACCGCAAACGGCTCCTGGAAGCACTGGCAGAAGTCGAAAAACTGAAAAACCAACTGGAACTGGAAAACGCCTATTTACAGGAAGAAATCAACTCTGAATTCAATCACCACCAGATCATTGGTAAAAGTGGTGCCGTGCAGCATATCCTGCAGAAAATTGAACTGGTGGCGCCGACAGATTCTACTGTGCTTATCAGTGGTGAGTCCGGCACCGGAAAGGAACTGATTGCCAGGGCAATCCACGAAATGAGCCACCGTTCCAATCGCTCACTGATCCGGGTCAACTGCGCAGCCATTCCAGCGGACCTGTTCGAAAGCGAATTTTTCGGTCACACCAGGGGCGCTTTCACCGGCGCCACCAACGATCGACCCGGCCGGTTTGAGCTGGCTAACGGCGGCACACTATTCCTCGACGAGGTCGGCGAAATACCCCTGCACCTCCAGGGCAAGCTGCTGCGGGTTTTACAGGAGCAGCAGTTTGAGCGCGTTGGCGAATCGAAAACCCGTCGTGTAGATGTTCGTATCATCACCGCCACCAACCGCAATCTCAAGGAACAGGTGCAGCGGGGCCAGTTTCGTGAAGACCTTTATTTCCGACTCAATGTTTTCCCGATTGAATCGGTACCACTGCGCGAGAGGAGAGAGGATATCCCTCTGCTGACCCAACATTTTTTGAAAAAAAGCTGCACCAGAACCAACAAGCAGGGCCTGAAAATTTCACTCAGTGAGCTGGAAAAACTAAAGGACTACCACTGGCCGGGAAATATCCGCGAACTGGAAAACGTAATTGAACGCCAGGTCATACTCGCCCAGGGACCGACATTGAGATTCAGTGATCTGTTGACCAGAGATCAACAAAACGTTGCCCGGGTTGAACCGGACAGTAGTGTTCTGACCGCTTCCGACCTTAAACAACAGGAACGCCGCAATCTGCTAATGGCGCTGGAAAAATGCCATGGCAAGGTCTTTGGCCATGACGGGGCGGCCCAGCTATTGGATATCAAACCCACCACACTGGCATCGAGGATCAAGAAATATCAAATTGACACCAGGCTTTTTAAACAGGGTTCCACCAAACATTAACACCGATTTAACAGGCCTACCCCCACAGGGTCCATGCTTTTAAAACTCCTTTTCCGGGAACCACCCCTGCATTGTGCACTGACGGGTTATACGAAAGACATGGCCCAGAGATTCCTACCCCACCAGCGCTAAAGAAATATGCTCTGCACTCGCTTGAACAGCACAGCAAAATCAATAACCATAGGAGCGCCTGATATCCACAAACAGGGCAATGAGAGAAGGAACCACAATGAATAATCGAATGAAAGAAGCGGCGGACAGCGTATTGACGAATACGGTCGCAGAGTCCGGTGGGGCACCGGGCGTTGTAGCCATGGTCACCGACAAAAGGGCCAATTTCTACGAAGGGACTGCCGGGGTGAGAGAAATGGGCAAAACAAAGCCTATTGCCACCGATTCCGTGTTCGCCATTTTTTCCTGCACCAAGGCCCTGACCGGCACTACCTTGATGCAGCTGGTCGAAGAAGGTTTAGTAAGTCTGGATGATCCCGCCAGGGACTATGTACCCGACATTGCAGAGATTCAGG is a window from the Porticoccus hydrocarbonoclasticus MCTG13d genome containing:
- a CDS encoding sigma-54 interaction domain-containing protein; this encodes MQDERFFYYSATAQLVIDPIEDRVLFVNQEACRLLHRDVIEIQSGRASQLFAPNLPALILFTQELIEKGRGWCDHLLVQSAIGETRLEVNGRCSDSGGQPQLFLGLQRADDLELLRERSSAERHYLSGIGHWNRVSQVFQEFERENQLLLDAAGDGIYGVEANGITTFVNPAAERILGYRAEELAGRNMHNMVHHSHADHSHFNMQECPIFEAFRDGTVHRVEDDTFWTKSGKPIDVEYTSTPVRDNGFIVGAVVIFRDISQKKTDRKRLLEALAEVEKLKNQLELENAYLQEEINSEFNHHQIIGKSGAVQHILQKIELVAPTDSTVLISGESGTGKELIARAIHEMSHRSNRSLIRVNCAAIPADLFESEFFGHTRGAFTGATNDRPGRFELANGGTLFLDEVGEIPLHLQGKLLRVLQEQQFERVGESKTRRVDVRIITATNRNLKEQVQRGQFREDLYFRLNVFPIESVPLRERREDIPLLTQHFLKKSCTRTNKQGLKISLSELEKLKDYHWPGNIRELENVIERQVILAQGPTLRFSDLLTRDQQNVARVEPDSSVLTASDLKQQERRNLLMALEKCHGKVFGHDGAAQLLDIKPTTLASRIKKYQIDTRLFKQGSTKH
- a CDS encoding CmpA/NrtA family ABC transporter substrate-binding protein, with product MATKSLGNPFDADTSLTHTNDCSCRLCQAESVNPGGLTDDQRLVLLEQQAEQGEGHRQSSEAGGVSFNSSEDLLDRAVESAIVRGVFGHNDTSRRNFIRLMGGGTLATVLGSMIPLEKVKAAVKESMGPLEKTKLKVGFVPITCATPIIMAQPMGFYAKYGLDVDVIKTAGWAVARDMSLNGEYDASHMLTPMPLAMSMGAGSTATPYIMPAVENINGQAIVLHNKHKDKRDPKQWKGFKFGVPFDYSMHNFLLRYYVAEHGLDPDQDIQIRVVPPPEMVANLRAGNLDGYLSPDPFNQRAVFEKIGFLHILTKDIWEGHPCCAFACSQKFATEMPNTYAALFRAIVDATHFSAKAENREEIARAISPKNYLNQPEVVVRQVLTGRYVDGLEEKIYDVPDRIDFDPFPWHSMAVWILTQMKRWGYISGDVDYKKIAEQVYVASETGKVMEELGYTPPATTYKKHIIMGKTFDYNEPEEYINSFAIKRV
- the ntrB gene encoding nitrate ABC transporter permease codes for the protein MASLNIKATLLSLLLLLVGLGIWEAMNQAPAASTGLSEYERMMGGADQEARVPPPSQVFSHAWNELRDPFYDAGPNDKGIGIQLAYSLYRVLTGYLAAALIAIPLGFVIGMSPLMHKALNPFIQVLRPISPLAWMPLALFIIRDSEGSAIFVIFICSIWPMLINTAFGVANVRTDWIKVARTHELSPLKTAFLVILPAAAPTILTGMRISIGIAWLVIVAAEMLVGGTGIGYYVWNEWNNLDLNSVIFSILMIGIVGMLLDMTLAAVTKLVQYED